ATGAGCCCGGTTTCCCTTCCCCTTTCTTTCAAGTCTCAACTACAGTATTTCGGTTATATCCCCTGATTCATAAACAAATAGTGCGGGCCTCAACACTTGAGGTCAACAAGGAACTATCGCTGGTGTACATCATGAAGGAGCATCTCAACCATCTCTGGCGGTTCGACGATCACATTGCCGCCCGTGCGTGGTGGCATCAGTGGTATCGCATGGCGCTCGAGAGCAACATCGATGCCTTGATTAAGTTCGCCAGAAACTTATCCATTCACATGGAGGGCTTGCTGGCACACACAAGATGCCGGCTGAATACCGGTGTTCTCGAAGGTATGAACAACAAGATCAAGGTGATCAAACGGGTCACCTATGGCTTCCGGGACGACGAATATTTCTTCCTTCGCATCCGTCACGCATTCCCCGGAATTCGACGATGAACCTTTTTGGACTTCCCGCTCCATACGGGCTTCGTTCAACTCCTTGCGAAGGCGCTGATTCTCAGCGGCAAGCTCAGCTACCGACGGATCGCCTGAGCGGGACCGCCCTTTCCCCGATTTCGCGGCGACTACCCAACTCGCGATGGTTCCCTTCGGTATCGATAACCGCAGCCCAACCTCGCTCTGAGAGAGCCCCTGTTCATTTACCATTTTGACGGCTTCACTCTTGAGCTCGTCACTATACGATCGTTTTTTCTCGTGCATTGATTCCTTGTTCCGCATCTGGATCGTTCAAGTATACGTGTCTACTGAAGTCAGTATAGGCCATCTCGTTTGCGTTTGTTTGCTGATCCGGAAGAGCGCTTGCACGTCCGCGTCTTGGAAGATGATCGCACATCAGATGGGCGAAACTGGTTAGAGTACGTGCAAGACTATATGCGTAGCTAAAGAGTTGCTTCTCGGACTTGAAGACGGGAGCCGTGATTGGGTATAGTTTTTCCGCTTGACTACCAGAAAGATTGTGGGAGTATAAGTGATGTGTTAGAGGTATTATCTATATCAATGATCAATGAAAAATCAAACAGTATTATGAACCGCAACTATCGCCTCCCCCAGCGCGTTCTATTGACCGGTAGGGTAGCTTTGCGTTTTCAGCGAGATGTATTACCATGGCTTCTGTTTTTCATGGGGTTCGTGGCGATGACTCCAATACTCCACGCGATCGGGTGGCGAGGGGTCTATTCGGTCGCCTTTGTGCTCGCTATCACCCTTGGGTTCATGTATATCGAGCGTTTAGAGCTTCACCCGTGGTTCATTTATCTTACTCTATCCATCGTGTGTTTATCGAGTATCTCCGCTGTGTATTGGCAAGATCCTCGGTATATTGCTTCGTCGGTTTTCTTGATCGTAGCTACGTTTTTGATTCAATTTGCTGATACAGCTTCAGTAGAACGAACAATCTCGATCGCAAGTAAATTTATGTTACTCGTTCTGATACTGAGTTGCTTTGGCTTTTTGCTATCGCTATTTGGCGTCCCGCCTTTGACTAGTTTCCCAAATCCTGATGGTCGCCCCAATTTTGTCTTCTATACGACCTTCTCTAACTCATATATCGGTGGTCTTGTTATTCGGCCCGCAGGAATCTATGACGAACCCGGCGCGTTGAGTCTTTACGTCTGTGCCATCGCTTGTTTGCGTCAGCTGCTAAACAGAGATAATCGTCTAACTTGGATCTTACTCGTTCTAGGGTTCGTTACTTTCAGTTTGGCCCACTTAATCTATGTCGTTGCTCATCTGTTCTCAGAACGTCTGGATCGTACCAACCGACGCCGGTTAATATTAGGAACTCTATTGATAGTTGTTGTTCTATTATCTACCAATCTGAGTGCCATTTTTGATCAAGCTCTGTTTATGCGCTTGCAGCTTTCAGAAACCGGTACCGTGGAAGGGGACAATCGATCATGGAGAATGATAAACGCGTATGAGTTGAGCAGGGATGAGCCGCACGTCGCGTTGTTCGGGGCAGATCCAGTGTGCCGTTTCGACTATGATGAATGTAAGAGAATCTTTCCACCGATGGGTGAAAACCCCTTGTCGCCGCTCGT
This genomic window from Alkalispirochaeta americana contains:
- a CDS encoding transposase, with the translated sequence EPGFPSPFFQVSTTVFRLYPLIHKQIVRASTLEVNKELSLVYIMKEHLNHLWRFDDHIAARAWWHQWYRMALESNIDALIKFARNLSIHMEGLLAHTRCRLNTGVLEGMNNKIKVIKRVTYGFRDDEYFFLRIRHAFPGIRR